A genomic stretch from Candidatus Hydrogenisulfobacillus filiaventi includes:
- a CDS encoding Carbonic anhydrase (modular protein): MAVEEEDLLARLLRHNAAFRARAEASPPAGDGRPRRALLILTCMDARLTCLVPAALGLEDGDAHVVRTPGALIPGPQDGALEAIVVSVARYGTRDILVLGHTDCAMEAIDGPQVRRQLQAQGVDPSRLADWEQGAGLGLEAWLRAAGEPEAAVRATCRQLRAHPLIPSEVRIHGGVLDTGSGAVRLVVDGRGPGPG; encoded by the coding sequence ATGGCCGTAGAGGAGGAGGACCTGCTGGCGCGGCTGCTGCGCCACAACGCGGCCTTCAGGGCGCGGGCGGAGGCGTCCCCGCCAGCGGGCGACGGGCGGCCGCGGCGGGCGTTGTTGATCCTCACTTGTATGGATGCGCGCCTGACCTGCCTGGTGCCGGCGGCCCTGGGCCTGGAGGACGGGGACGCCCACGTGGTCCGGACACCGGGCGCCCTGATCCCCGGACCGCAGGACGGTGCCCTCGAGGCCATCGTGGTTTCGGTTGCCCGTTACGGCACGCGGGACATCCTGGTCCTGGGGCACACGGACTGCGCCATGGAGGCCATCGACGGGCCGCAGGTCCGGCGGCAGCTGCAGGCGCAGGGAGTGGACCCCTCCCGCCTGGCGGACTGGGAGCAAGGTGCCGGTCTGGGGCTGGAGGCGTGGCTGCGGGCGGCCGGGGAACCGGAGGCGGCGGTGCGGGCCACGTGCCGGCAACTGCGGGCCCATCCGTTGATTCCCTCGGAAGTGCGGATTCACGGCGGGGTGCTGGACACCGGATCC
- the narI gene encoding nitrate reductase (gamma subunit) (Evidence 2a : Function from experimental evidences in other organisms; PubMedId : 7557333, 7860592, 8846791, 11289299, 15849754, 16850406, 22103536; Product type e : enzyme): MQQFLWVIYPYLTLSLMVWGSLWRYDLDPLGWGSRSSEVLEKRWLKWGSLLFHWGIILVFFGHVAGILVPKAVWSALGVSREFYHENADIAGGITGLMAWTGIGILILRRWRFPRVRINSRVMMDWVAILLLFVVISLGLSITLLYNNMVGPYGYRSTVGPWIRGLLVLHPDPTLMAGVPLLIKIHILAAFTLFAISPFTRLVHIWSLPLAYLRRAPIQYRSRTQYRGRGA, encoded by the coding sequence GAGCCTCTGGCGGTACGACCTCGACCCGTTGGGCTGGGGGTCCCGCTCCAGCGAGGTGCTGGAGAAGCGCTGGCTGAAATGGGGCAGCCTCCTGTTCCACTGGGGCATCATCCTGGTGTTTTTCGGGCACGTGGCCGGTATTCTGGTGCCCAAGGCGGTGTGGTCGGCTCTGGGGGTGTCGCGGGAGTTCTATCATGAGAACGCCGACATCGCCGGGGGCATCACCGGCCTCATGGCCTGGACCGGGATCGGGATCCTGATCCTGCGCCGCTGGCGCTTCCCGCGTGTGCGCATCAATTCCCGGGTTATGATGGACTGGGTGGCCATCCTGCTGCTGTTCGTGGTCATCTCCCTGGGGCTCAGCATCACCCTCCTCTACAACAATATGGTGGGACCCTACGGTTACCGCAGCACCGTTGGGCCTTGGATCCGGGGGCTCCTGGTCCTGCATCCGGATCCGACCCTGATGGCGGGGGTCCCGCTCTTGATCAAGATTCACATCCTGGCGGCCTTTACCCTCTTCGCCATTTCGCCCTTCACGCGCCTCGTGCACATCTGGAGCCTGCCCCTGGCCTACCTGCGCCGGGCGCCGATCCAGTACCGCTCTCGGACCCAATACCGGGGCCGGGGAGCTTGA